A stretch of DNA from Triticum dicoccoides isolate Atlit2015 ecotype Zavitan chromosome 2A, WEW_v2.0, whole genome shotgun sequence:
caactaaacatcaatgtgtgtgcaactagactagattgccgcgccaactgagcatatgtgtgtgtgccaaaaaagtcctgccaactaaacatcaatgtgtgtgcaactacacTAAATTGccacgccaactgagcatatgtgtgtgcaactagtgtcctgccaactaaacatcagtgtgtgtgcaactagactaaattacaagccaactaagCATATGCGTGTGCAattagtcttcctgccaactaaacatcaatgtgtgtgcaactagactacattacaagccaactaaatatcaatgtatgtgcaactagactacattacaagccaactaaatgTCAACGTGTGTgcgactagactacattacaagaggAGGTTGCACATCGACCATTACAAGAGGAGGTTGCACATCGACTTTCGTCGAGGCAATAGACTAGTCGCACATCAAAGTTGTCGTGATTGCTAGGTTGTAACCTCATACGAAGGCGCAGCTTCAAAcattagttttggaaaaaaattgcACGATGTAGTAATAAAGTTGCACAATGCAGTAATAGAGTTGCACTATATAGCTCCAAAGTTGGCATCGAAAAAAATTCGTCAAAATatacccatgcgggatctagtttcaaagatctcaccTGTATACAACTTTTCTGCACCCTCATGGTCTATGGATGTGCATTTTTTCACCATTCAACAAATTCATGTCAGTGAGATGTGCAACTTTATCTGTTGCCCTGGCCAACTGCCTAGCAGATTCTGTGCAACTACTTCTATTGCCCCTGCCAACTACTTCCAATGACCGTGTCCAACTGAAAACAACTATATGTGCAAgtagaactactatagatgccaacaaaaAATGATCGTCGTGTGTGCAACTTTGTGTGCAactagaactactatagatgccaaccAAAAATAATCCTTGTGTGTGCAACTTTTCAATGATTATGTCCAActgaaaacaactatgtgtgcaactggaactactatagatgccaacaaaaAATGATCACCGTGTATGTAACTTCCGAATGACCGTATCTAACTGAGAACAATTATGTGCATAATATCTAGAAGTACTGTAGATGCCAACAAAAAATGATCGCTGTGTGTGCAACTTCCCAATGATCGTATCCAACTGAGAACAAATATGTGTGCAATTAAATTAAACctactatagatgccaacaaaaATGATCACCATATGTGCAACTTTCCAATAATCATGTCCAACGAAAAACAACTATGTGTGCAACTaaaactactatagatgccaactAAAACTACCCTGTAAATACTTGTTCTGGATCTGCAAGTGGCGAAGCTGCCGTTTCAGGATGCAGAGGCTTCTGATCTGGGTACTGCAACACTTTGTAGTTGTGCGCAGTCTGAGCAGAAATGTTGGCAGAGATTCTCTATATTCCCATGTTGCGGCCTGTAATTACTAGATGCAGTGGACGAGGACTCCAGCACGTCCCTGCAGCAACGAACCAACACATCCAATCTATTCATTCCCGGCAAGGAAACATGAAAAATTGATGGATTTGTTGGGGGCAAATCATCGCATCAGGCCAGGGAAGAAGAGAGAGAAATAGAGCAAAAGGAGTGGATGAGGAGAAGATACGACCTTCTTGGGGCACTAGGCATGTCATCGGGGCACAGATCGAAGCAGCCGTTTGGTAAGTCACTGGGAACCACGTCGCCAGGCGAGCGGAAGCACAAGCCCATAGAGGGCCGCGTGCCGTGGCGACGACAACCGCCGGTTGGTCTACATCTGCTGGATCTCGCCGTCACCGGGATCCGGGGAGGAGAGGAACTCCCAGCCTCACGTCGTTGGCTGCTGGCTGCTACTCGGGGCGGGCCATCCATGGCGACGCAGCGCAGGCGCCGATGCTCCCTGCTGCTCGGGGGCAGGTGGATGGAGAAGGGGAACGACGGGGGAAGATGGGCGTGGCTGAAGAGGAGAAGGTGGAGGAGGAGAGATTGGACGTCTGTCGTGTAGCGCGGTGCTCGCGACTGCCTCGCCGACCAGGTAACACCTGGCGTTGCGGGCCGCACGATCTGAGTCGATCGAGCGGTGAGCGTTCGGCCGCTCGTTCTGTCTATTTAGTGGCCGGCCGCTTTTTAGATTTCAGGTTGATTTCAACTCGATGTCGTGATCTAATCCGGCATTCGCCGGTTGCGAGGGACGTCTCCTCCGCCTACACAAGCGCGCCCTTGATACCTGCGGCATGTCGGAGCACGGGTCGTCGAACCCCTCCGCAATTTTGCTCGCACCTTCTCGACCCTCGTTTTTTCTtcaccgccggcgccgcctcctcgctaGGGTTCTTTGACGGCGAAAGAAGGCTGTTTTTTTTAGGGTTAGAAGAAGGCTGGGTGGGTTGCGTTATATTCCTTCACTGTCCGACGCGTGTTCTGCGTCTCTGCTGGTCACGGGCCCAGCTAGCATCGCGACCAAACACAACTTCCTCGTTTGGGACGGCCCATTAGACGCTGGATCCTACCAAACAGATTTTCTTCCCTCAGTCTTTCAGCCAGTTTTCCTTtcaaaaaatcatatttttttacTTCTTTTAAAATTTTCTTGGATTTACAAATATATTCATTAAgttgaaaattttaaaaaaattataaaatGTTTACAAATTCTCCATAACCTTTAGGAATTTTATAAAATGTTCTTAAATATTAAAAAATGTTCTTTTTTCAGAAAAGTAATAGAATTTAAAATTATTCTCAGATGTTCCAAAATATTggagtatataaaaaatgttctcaAGTTTAAACATATTCATGTTCTAGAAAATGTTCTCAAATTTATGAATAATCTCGCTTTTTTTTAATTTGTAAGCATGTGATGATGTGGTAGATCAGATGTGTTCATGCTAGGTTTTGCTTGTCAGCATTGGTGTGTTCATGCATTGATCAGACCATGTATAGATAATAGTGTGTTGaatgctagtgtcaaaaaacgtcttacattatgagatggagggagtagtttcctAGATGCGCTAGTGTGGTAAAATGCTAGTTTGCTACATCTGCTGTGGTTGAAGATCAGTCCCTGTGTAGTATGCATTGTGTTTGTTCAGTGGTCCTGATGCAAGCCATTATTGGACAGGGACACCGGTCTTAGTCAGGGCATTGTTTTATCCGATAACTAGTTATGTCCCTCTTATGTTTAGGACTTCCAGCCGCTATGTGAGCAGATGCCTATTCATTCAATTGTGTTCGAGAGGCGGGTTCTGTAACCATCTTTTGTCATGGCAGTGCatgttcctcctcctcctgctgatGTTGTTGCTACTAGGGCAGCCATCAAGGCTAGAAAGGCAACAATAAGGGCGTCCGGGAAGAGGAATGCAATGAAATGACAGTCATTCTTGTTCACATTCGTGCTTAAAAATATGTGGGACATCTTATCCAGCAAGGTGAGGACTAACAAAGGTTTCAAGGAGATGCACTTCAACATTGTTGCCAAGTAGGTCTTTGAGTTTTGTCGCATGTAGGTGACCTTAACCCATTTCTACAATCTCCTCACGGATATGGAGACACTCATGGATCCAATTGTTCAAGCCCAGAGACCTTAGTGACGCACAATGGGATGAGGACACCTTCATGGTCCTGTTGAAGGTAGAGCACTGATACGTCCTAAACATATCTATTTTTTTATCGTTtcatgttattattattattattattattatcaattttgtataattttccactaagttttattatttttctggacTGACCTAATAATCAAGTGGTCATTGATAGTTATTGTTTATGCGTGTTTTCAGACTTTGAGGAAAATCAAATTTTATGTAGCCAAAAAAATCAAGAAAATTTTAAGATCTTTTTTTTCACCAAGAAGCTTCTAGGGCGATCGGAGCCAGTCGGGTGGGTCCCACATGGTCAAGTGGCCTGGCTAGAGGGTGGTCGTATGGGCCCACACACTAGTTGGAAAACCCTTATTACTCTTATAAAGGATGTTGGAGTACTCACCTCCTGGGGGCCTTCGCGAGCGAGAGTGCCCTCCGTGTCGTCCGTTTTGCGGTGGCGTTCCATGAGGGGGGCCTCTTAGGGGCTCTTCTCGCCGTCCGATTTGTATGGACGGGGCACAACAGAGCAGCCTGCCACGGGGTCTATGATGGGTGGACCGCGGGGGTTCATCACGGGTGGTCCAGGGGCATGCTCGAGCCATCTGGCTTACGGGTATTTTATCCCGCTCGCATGCACCATCTTGCCCGCTGGCTCGCGCGCGTTGGCGCGAGCCGATCTGTATGCCAGCCTTGCATGCTCCTTGTCGGGTTGCGTTGTTGTCGAGGCTGGTTGGCTGCGCATGCTTCACACCCTACTACCCTTGTTAGCGTGTGGTTGCATGCCGCGGGGGCTGGCTGCCTCGTTCTTCCGAGCTGGTCCGGGGCCTGGCCGCTTCCTTTGAGGTGCTTGGGCTGTTCGAGTCGGGGTGAGCAATGTCGGGGCATTTAGGTCTTTTTAATAAGTCGGTTGAATATTTTGATAAATCATTGTATTATGTCGTTCGTCAGACGTGGTGCACACCCGCCTTCGTTGCTTTGTTTTCCTCGCTTCATTTTCTAGGGGCTTCTTTGAGCTTACTCAGTGCGGCGGCTTCCTTTGAGGAGCGACGACGCGGCGCGCGCGTACAGCGTGGCCGCCGCGACGGCCACGGACACCGCGGGAGCTCCATGGCCAGCGTGCTCGCGACCTGCCGATGCCACGGCATGGTGGTAGAGTGCGCGAGCACAAGAGCCTGGCGTTACCTCGTCTTATCGACATTGACAGAGGAGACATATCTGAAGGGGGCGTACATGTGCACTCTGATCCCGACTAACAAGACTCGTCTGACACTGCTTACATATCAAGTGTACTTCAGTTGCCTACCACCACCTCCCAACGACCAGCCCCCGATGGACACGCCATCGCAGATGTTCCCTCCGAAATGATGCTTCCAACTAAGCAGGGACGCCAATCGTCAATTCAACAAGGCGGATCTGGGTATTCGCCCGGAGAAAGGAGAGAAAGATCATAAGGGCGGGAGGGTGCTGGATCTGCACGGTGATGCCTCGAGGAAGGAAGACAATATCCATACATGTTGTCATCACGGGCATGACAAAGACTTTCCTCTGGAGGAACCACACCCCTACACCGAGGACAACGTCCCAGCCGCAACACCATCAGTCGACCGAACTGCACATCCCTTGTTCGAGCGCCAACGTCATCATCGATAGCTCGAACAAAGCCAGCCTAGGACGCGGTCGGTCTAGGAACAACCATCGCCTCCACGGAGTGGCATAAGCCCCAATACCGCCAAGGATGGCGCACCCACCGGTCGCCAGAGTTGTTGACACCATGCACTCCTTCTACATTCGGCCGCCACCCGAGCAGCCAACGCACCTCCGATAACAAGAGCAGCAGATCAGGCCTGGCACCCGAGCCCCAACACCATAGCGCATGACACCACACACAGCCGCAGCACGATGATATGCCATACTCCCACCCTTTCGTCAAACCCTAGCACTAGGGTTTGTTAGCTAGGAGTTGGATCGCCTCCACCCAAGCAACACGAGAGGCAGGCAAATCAAACTAGTTTTTATTCAAAACACAAAATCatcgatttttatttatttatttatttttgaacctGGAACATTTCATTCCACACCTAAACCTGCACAGTTTAAAAGTGAATAGTGACTGTTCACCGCTTTCAAAATCACGAAAAGTGTCCTTTTTTGGCGTAGCTCACGTGGTAAACACATATCATGGTCAAACTTTACGCACGTGTAGAATACATCCTTACAAATATgtggatttttcttcttcttcaaatTAACGAGCTCCAAAAGCAATTTCCGAACTACTGTAGACCTTTCAGGCAGAATGCATCAAATCAGGTGACCAAAAGGCAAAAATCATATACTACATCAATCAAGCAAGACTGCTATCGTAATCTACTGCCAAAACCAAGCAACTTCAGTGCTACTCAGAAAAGGGGTGCAAGATGGACATACAAAGTTTTTTTTAGGGAAAGATGGACATACAAAGTGGACATTATACAAGACTTAAAACAACAAAAATTACATATCCACAAATCCACCAATTTACGCAAGTCATTTTTCATCAACAAATGGTATCTTTCTGAATTGGCTACTCTCAGTCAAAGTACAGCATATGCATCTCAATGCCCATCTAGAGGACACCGGAATTTCCCTTTTTCCTTTTGAGAACATATGCTAGAAATAATTTACATCACATGCCCTCTAGGACCAGTGAGTGTAACACAACAGCTGCTGTATACAGTATGCCTGGTTTTCTTTTGCCATACCATCGACAGCTGAAGTGAAAACCGTCGAATTTTACATGAAACATTCTGTCCGTCCAGCACAAGGTTGTGTCGTCGGGGGCACTGGGGAAATTCGTGTCGTTACAACTCTTGCCCATCCAAGTCTGTCCTGACAGGATAGTCGAGGccctgcagagcgggcatccttcgaAGGTCCTCTTCTGAGTATGCCGGAATGAACCAATACTTTTTGTCGTTTCCGAAGACCTGATAACAAGACCATTGTTTACTAAcatagttttgcatgaaagtaactTCAGGAATGTCGTTGTTTACCAAGTCTGCTGGTGCTACTATGGCCAGCAAGAAGGAAAATAACAATGGAGAAAGGTCATGTTTCAGATGTTGAAGGTCATAAATACGGACATGATCAAGGACATGCAGTTTCCATATTTTGCCCCCTTGATTATATTTGGGCATCACAGTCCAtgtacagaacagaaataaaatatAAATGCTAGAGAATCCCAAGTAAAATAATATTGATATGGTATGTTGCACATATGTATCATGAACCCGGCAGAACTGCCTGTGAAAGGGCACACTCAAGGTTTATGAAACTACAACAAGAGAATATCATGGAATATCCCAACATGATCGTTTATCAACCACAAGTGCTAGATTCTGGTTTAATAAGGAAATTTAACTTCCATTGCTTAATCTTCTTTCGCAGTTACCAAAGTTCTATGTATTAATACATGCCCCCTCATGGCGTTCCATGAGGGGGGCCTCTTAGGGGCTCTTCTCGCCGTCCGATTTGTATGGACGGGGCACACCAGAGCAGCCTGCCACGGGGGTCTATGATGGGTGGACCGCGGGGGTTCATCACGCGTGGTCCAGGGGCATGCTCGAGCCATCTGGCTTACGGGTATTTTGTCCCGCTCGCATGCACCATCTTGCCCGCTGGCTCGCGCGCGTCGGCGCGAGCCCGATCTATATGCCAGCCTTGCATGCTCCTTGTCGGGTTGCGTTGTTGTCGAGGCTGGTTGGCTGCGCATGCTTCACACCCTACTACCCTTGTTAGCGTGTGGTTGCATGCCGCGGGGGCTGGCTGCCTCGTTCTTCCGAGCCGGTCCGGGGCCTGGCCGCTTCCTTtgaggtgctcgggctgttcgagtCGGGGTGAGCAATGTCGGGGCATTTAGGTCTTTTTAATAAGTCGGTTGAATATTTTGATAAATCACTGTATTATGTCGTTCGTCAGACGTAGTGCACACTCGCCTTCGTTGCTTCGTTTTCCTCGCTTCGTTTTCTAGGGGCTTCTTTGAGCTTACTCAGTGCGGCGGCTTCAAGCCTGCTCGGCGTCGCCGGCATCCGGCGTTTCGTTGGCTTTTCGTAGATTCTCAGGTTTGTGTTCATgctttgtttttcttcattggtggCATCGCCCTTCTGTGGCACGTTTTTTTTCTATATGCAGCCGTATTGCAGAGTTGGATGATGTGTTTAGGTCAGGCTTTGCATGCGTTTCTTGGACCTGCGTGAAATTCGCCGGGCACGTGATGGGGGGAGGGTGATGAACTTAAAAGGAAATACAGGCTAGCTAAATGGGATATTATCtgtcgaccgaaagaccaaggagggcttggtattgagaatcttaaggttaagaacagatgccttctcagCAAGTGGCTCTGGAAGCTTGCCTCTGGGACTGACGCCATGTGGGCATAGATCCTTCGTAGCAAGTACCTTCATTCTAGAACCTTGTCTCAGGTAACGGTTAGGCCGACTGACTCGCATTTCTGGAGAGGACTAATGAAAGTCAAACAATTATTCTTTAATAGGACTAGAGTCGTACTTGGAGACGGGGTTactacacgtttctgggaggatacttggcttggcgaTTCACCCTTGGCCGttcaatatccgtctttatattgtattgctcaacgacgtgaggtgtcAGTGGCGACGGTATTTCAGTCTATCCCCCTAAATATTCACTTTAGACGAGCGCTTGCGGGCAATCGGTGGGAGGTTTGGCTCCatttagttaggagactgatggaggttcaactttctgACCAACCTGATGAATTACGCTGGAGTTTGACTAGGTCTGAAATATTTACAGTTaagtcaatgtatattgatgtcatTAATGTGAGTTCCATTCCAACTTCCAAGAACGtctgggatgtcaaagttcctttgaaaataaaagtgtttatgtggtttgttcataaacAAGTGATTCTAACAAAGGACAACCTattaaagcgtaattggacaggacctactaggtgtagtttctgtgaccaGGACGAGACGATTAAGcatctcttttttgattgcccgctgGCCAAGGTTCTTTGGCGGACAGTTCACATTACTTTCAATAtcactccacccaatactgttaatgCGCTATTTGGGAGTTGGCTTAATGGGTTTGAGACTAATTTagcaagacatattcgggttggagttaGCACTTTGTTGTGGACCATCTGGctgtgcagaaatgatttggtgtttAACAGATCATCACgggttcattttttgcaggttattttccgagctacggcactgatccgttcgtggtcgccaCTCACTACGATGGAggtcagggagcatttggttactgcgtgtatccgatgggagacggtaactcgggatatcttcaaccggtttggatggaggtcatgtaataggataggaaaTTAGTTTACCTGTCTTAttctagccagccggttgtggcgcaTTGTTCTTGGCTAGTATGTGTTTCTAGCCTTTTGCGCTCTGTGTGAGCTGCCTTTTATCTCCAGATTTGAGACTTTCGAACCTTATGGACACCTATTTAGTTAATAAAGAGGTCCGTATGCATcgctagatgcagaggccggggaaaccCCTTTTTCGAAAAAAACGTGATGGGGGGAGGGAAATGCGAGCGGGCAGCTCCCGTGGAGAAATTGTGTACTGAAAACATGAATTCTGTGACAATGCATGCCGTTTGATGCTGTCAATGGTCTTGGGATGGTGTTCGATGCCGTCGCTTTAGAAATATTTTGTTGGGCGTTGCCTTTTTTATGTTCTCAATCGTTCGCATTTATTCAAGCTAATTGCATAAAATTGTCGCTTTATTGAACGAGATGTAAAGTTGTCGTTGGATTTCGTACTTGGAGCGGACCGAGTTTTGGTTCATGCATCTAGTTTCGAGAGCTTTATTGTTTTGTACGGCGAGCTCTCTCTAAGTCAAGTGTATTTTTGGTTTACACTCCTATTTTCAAGTAAGCCGAGTGTTTCTGTTTGCCTATTTTTCTTCTATCTGTACTCTGCTTAATCGACTATAAGCCGAGTACGTTTTCCTGTAGTGTATTCTCCGAATCATGAACAGCTTCGGACTCGGCGCACCCGAGTTGCATGTTAACCCTCTTCTGATCCTCTCATCCAAACCGAACCAACCCACGAGGCGTTGCACTCGCGAACTACCCTTGACCAGATCAATTCGATCGCCGGCACCTCACGTTGCCACCACCGGTTCGATCGCCATGGCAGCTGAAACCGATCGCCACCGACGCGCCGATCATGTCGTGCTGTTCCCCTTCATGGCGCAGGGCCACCTCTCGCCGTTCCGCTGCCTCGCCGCCCTTGTGCGCCGCTGCCGCCCCGACGCCCGGGTCACCGTCGTCGCCACCTCCGGCACGGCCGACTCCGTCCGCGCCAACCTCGACGACGAAGGCATCTCCGTCCACGCCCTCCCCTTCCACCCCGCCGACGCTTCTCAGCAGCTCATCGACCACTTCCTCGCCTCCGAGTCGCTCCGCCCGGCGTTCCACCAGTTCATCGTCGACCTCAGATGCTCCGACCCCCTCGCTGACGTGCACGTCGTGGCGGACATGTTCCTGGCCTGGACGGCGGACGTAGCCCGTGGAGACCACGGCGTCACGCACTCCGTCCTGCTCACCACCGGTGGCTACGGCTCGGCGCTCTACTTCTCGCTCTGGAACAGCGTCCCGCTTGTCCCCGACGTCGATGAGTGCTTCCGGCTGCCGAGCTTCCCGGACATCCGCGTCCACCGTTCGCAGCTCACGGATCACCTCGCGGCGGCCGACGGCGGCGACGCGTGGTCCACCTTCATCCGCAGGCAGATCTCCGCCTTCTCCCGCGCCGACGCGCTGCTCGTCAACACCGCTGAGAAGCTGGAGCCCAAGGGATTAAGCATGCTGCGGCAATGGCTCAACAATGTCCCGATATTCCCGGTCGGGCCGCTGCTTCGGGCGGCAAGTTCGTCGTCCCCGGAGACGATGACGAGTAGCCCCATCTTGGCGTGGCTCGACAAGCAACCGCCAGGCTCGGTGCTGCACGTGTCGTTCGGGTCGCTGTACACGATCTCCGCGTCGCAGGCGACGGAGCTGGCAATGGGGCTCGAGAAGTGCGGGCACAAGTTCGTGTGGGTGGTCCAGCCCGCCGCCGACGTGAACGGCAGCGAGTCACTGCCATTGGGCCTTCCGGACGGGTTCGCGGAGAGGATGGAGGCGGCAGGGCGCGGGCTGGTGGTTCAGTGCTGGGCACCGCAGGTGGAGATTCTGGCGCACTCAGCCACGGGCGGCTTCCTGACACACTGCGGGTGGAACTCGGCGCAGGAGAGCCTCGCCTGCGGCGTGCCGATGGTCGGTTGGCCGCTCTCGGCGGAGCAGTTCTACAACGCCAAGTTGCTAGCGGAGGAGATGGGGGTGTGCGTCGAGCTGGCGCGCGGCGCCGCGGCGGCCGTGACGAGGGACGAGGTGGCGGAGGCGGTGGAGA
This window harbors:
- the LOC119357543 gene encoding UDP-glycosyltransferase 92A1-like — protein: MAAETDRHRRADHVVLFPFMAQGHLSPFRCLAALVRRCRPDARVTVVATSGTADSVRANLDDEGISVHALPFHPADASQQLIDHFLASESLRPAFHQFIVDLRCSDPLADVHVVADMFLAWTADVARGDHGVTHSVLLTTGGYGSALYFSLWNSVPLVPDVDECFRLPSFPDIRVHRSQLTDHLAAADGGDAWSTFIRRQISAFSRADALLVNTAEKLEPKGLSMLRQWLNNVPIFPVGPLLRAASSSSPETMTSSPILAWLDKQPPGSVLHVSFGSLYTISASQATELAMGLEKCGHKFVWVVQPAADVNGSESLPLGLPDGFAERMEAAGRGLVVQCWAPQVEILAHSATGGFLTHCGWNSAQESLACGVPMVGWPLSAEQFYNAKLLAEEMGVCVELARGAAAAVTRDEVAEAVERVLSETSEVRAAMSRKAAEMEEVIDAARHGDGEESSLGVTRRFLDAMACMSSCSRS